The following proteins come from a genomic window of Rutidosis leptorrhynchoides isolate AG116_Rl617_1_P2 chromosome 10, CSIRO_AGI_Rlap_v1, whole genome shotgun sequence:
- the LOC139870102 gene encoding uncharacterized protein — MKFQSVFGFGVCPRTSVPKLVKISFNSILHFGCIDIHNHTPQVEIFSLSSGSWRKSLCMNVPRKSIELERNHVCVDKCIYWYAFDRTVTGETKRKTNLILSFDMTTEEFTELDLCDGLKEEYVDGAYGCTGYLSLSKLGTSLVVLQPKGGYGKEISVWRMEHGVPNSFTKLFVIKSPIESLRIHIVHDFRKTGEPIIETEGLVVYEPKSGEISDIGIACDYTNSLANSYIETLLLLDS; from the coding sequence ATGAAGTTCCAGAGCGTTTTTGGTTTTGGGGTCTGTCCTCGTACTAGTGTCCCTAAACTTGTCAAAATTAGTTTTAATTCAATTTTGCATTTTGGTTGTATAGATATTCATAATCACACCCCACAAGTTGAGATTTTCAGTTTAAGTTCGGGGTCTTGGAGGAAGAGTTTATGTATGAATGTGCCCCGTAAATCCATTGAATTGGAACGGAATCATGTATGTGTGGATAAGTGTATTTATTGGTATGCCTTTGACAGGACTGTTACTGGTGAAACCAAACGAAAGACGAACTTAATACTCTCATTTGATATGACAACTGAAGAATTTACAGAATTAGATCTCTGTGACGGTTTAAAAGAAGAATATGTGGATGGAGCATACGGTTGTACCGGCTACTTGAGTTTATCTAAGTTAGGGACATCTCTTGTTGTGCTTCAACCCAAAGGTGGATATGGTAAAGAAATTTCTGTATGGAGGATGGAGCATGGGGTTCCAAACTCGTTTACAAAGTTATTCGTTATTAAGTCACCAATTGAATCATTACGAATACATATAGTACATGACTTTAGGAAAACCGGTGAACCTATTATTGAAACCGAAGGGCTAGTTGTTTATGAACCCAAGTCAGGAGAAATCAGTGATATTGGGATTGCATGTGATTATACTAATTCCTTAGCGAACTCTTACATTGAAACACTACTTTTGCTTGATTCATGA